The genomic region CGGGAGAAGAAGATAGAGAGATCTCCAGGAATCGTAGCCCCAGAAGGTGCCCTGAGCCTCCAAATAGAGCAGGAATTGCTCAATCTGCACCCAAGATGGGCACAGCCGCCTTCCCTCCTCAGCCTTCCCTCAAGTGCATGTTTTTGCAGCGCTGCACCTACAAACAAGTCAGGTCAAGGCCATAAAAGGAGACTTCCAGAAGCGGAGCTCTGAGCAGCACGTCAGTGGCTTGGGCCCTCCAGCTGGGCAGGCCAAGGAATCCCACATTCACAATGCACAGAGCAGGCCTGACCCCTGGGGTCTGAGGGTCCtagcttctctctcctctgaaaaTACCCAAGTATCAGGCCTTTATCTCCAAGAACTCAAGGAAATCAAGGGCTCCAAACATATCTCTTCACAAGGCACCTCATTGCCCCTGTGACCTCCTTGTCCCTCAGAGTGTAGACAAAAGGGTTTAACACGGGAGCAACAACTGCGTAGAAGAAGGCAAGGATCTGGTCCGTGTCCTGAGAGGAGCCTGCCCAAGGCCTCATATAGGCAACTGTCCCAGTCCCAAAAAAGAGCATGACCACAAACAGGGGGAGGAACAGGTAGAGAAGACTTTTCGACGCCCCTGGGATGTCGCGACCCCAAGGATGGTGGCAAGGATACAGGCATAGGAGGCTATGATCGGTAAGAAGAAGGGGGTCGGGATGAAGGCCATCGTGACGGCAAGATTGCCCACTTCGCCCCATAAGGTGCTGGCACTAGCCAGTCTCAGCACAGGCAGGACGTCACACAGGAAGTGGTGGATTGTGTTGGCACCACGGAAGGGCAAAGTGAAGATGAAGATGGAGTGAGTGGTGGTACCAGTGACGAGGCCCATGAGGTAGGAGGCCCCCACCATACTCACACGCGCCCCCCGCTTCATCAGGGGGGTATAAGGCAGCGGCCTCCAGACGGCAGTGTAGTGGACACAGGCCCTGGCGGTAAGCAAACAGCCTTCAGCGACGCCAGAGGGCAGAGGAATCCAGCGGGGTGAAGCAGCGGGCGGCTGAGATGGTGGGGCAGGAGGCAAGGAGGTCTGCCAGCGTCCTAGGCACGAGAGTTGTGGGGTAGAGGATTTCCACCAGGCAGAAGTGGCGAAGGAAGAAATACATGGGGGCGTGCAGGGCAGGGTCTGCCAGCGTGAGGAGGACGGTCAGGGAGTTGCTCAGCAAGGTAACCAGGTAGATGCAAAGGACTCCCCAGAACAGAGGGCCCCGAAGGGAACCAAAACCTGAGAACCCCAGCAAAATAAATTCCCTTACCACTGTGCCATTGCCAGCCCCCATGTCTTCAAGTCCAGGCTGGAAGAAGGAGCCAAGAGGGGGCTCATGTGGCACCAGAAGGCAGCCAGGCAAAGACTAAGGCTCCCACTGCAGCAGGAAAGGCATGAAATAGTCCGCAAGAACATTCCAGTTCCCAGGGATAGGATGGGTGAGTGCCTGAGCTGCTAGCGACTTCCTCCCAGAAAATCCCTTAGAACAGAAAGAAGATAAACcaggggagtagagggagaaggcagaCCTTCCTCCAGCCTGGGAACTTCAAAGACGCCTGGGTGGCCATTCTAGTCACCGAGTACTGGGTTCTAGGAGCAAAGAGCAGGGACAGGTAGAACAGCTCCCTTTGGAGAAAGTGGTGGCAAAATTGGGCAGAATGGTGGGTGAGCAGATAGAATAAATAAGGCTGGcaggaaagtagaagaaaaatagatCCATCATGGGGCCAAGGAAGAGCTGGAgtgagaataagagagagaaagagaagacacaggATCACAGGCTACGGAGAGAGGCAGGGGGTGCTTTTACCTACAGATGAGTCCCCACGGCCCTCAGGATGCCCTTCCCTGGCGGCGTATCACCAGGAGCTCTGGCCCCCCAGGAGCCTGATTCCCAGAGGCTAGGGAGGGAAAGTAGGCAGGGGAAGCTAAGGAGGGGGAAGACAGTATTGTCTGGGGTCCAAGAAGAAGGAAGCAGTTTTCTCCTGCCCCATCACCACGGAATTCTCTGCGGTCAAGCCTGGGGTCTGGATCCCACCCTAAGGACAACGGGGACACCACAACGCAGAGGGGTTGGGAGGCATCCAGGGTCCCTCTGCAAGGCCTGAACAAATCTGGGCTCAGAAATCAAGTGTTCTAGCTCCCTGACCAGAGCCTATCTGCCGAACTGCTCAGCCCGCGGGCCTAACGGCTCCCCCAGCCCGTGGCCCGTTCCCAGAATTGGTCCGAGGCTTCTGCCTGCCCcggaaagcaggaaagaatccTCTTGTAAAATAGTGCTAATacttgaagaaaagaaattgctGAAATAGCAACAGGCCTGACTTCTGGTAGAACTTCCCCAACCAGCTTCCTCAGCTGCTGAGGAAAGCATTAGAAATACAAAacacttggggcacctaggtggctcagttggttaagcagctgactcttgattcagctcaggtcatgacctcaaggtcctgggatcaagccctgcctcaggctccgtgctcagccaggagtctgcttgaggattctctcctccccctcccccaggcccaccctcccccctctaaaataaacaaataaaatcttttttttttatgtttatttttaggggcgcctgagtggctcaggcggttaagcatctgccttcagctcaggtcatgattccagggtcctgggattgagccccgaatccgctccttgctcagcggggagtctgcttctccctctccctctgcctttcccctcacTTCATGCGCACACATGTgcactctgctttctctttcaaataaataaataaaatttttttatgtttatttttatttatttttaagatttttatttatttgtcagagagagagcgcacaagcagggggagcagcagggagagggagaagcaggctccatcccaggaccccgggatcatgacctgagccaaaggcagagcttaaccagctgagccacccaggcgcccctaaaaatgtttcttttttaaaagtctgtttttacAGAATGTTGTGTATATACTCCAGGTATCACAAAAATGCAACAGGATTGCTAGAAGTTACACTCAAATTACCCGAATTGGTGCTTTAAATTaactctctctttcctttagtgATTGGTTAAACACCTGGACTGGAGAAAGATTTTGGTCAACTATCAATGGCCGTTTTTATAGGGCTTCTCTTTCTCATTATAATATTAACCTTCTTTCATTATCTTTTCCGGTGGCTCCCTGCCTGGTGCCAAGACTCCTTCACTGCCGTAACTTCCAGCTGACAGATGATCCTTTCCACTCAAGGAGGTTCATATATGTTGGATTAGCTGCCTCTGCCTTTGGTGACGGCTATGTATAAGGGCCCCCAACTGACCAATGTTGACCCATGGGCAGGGACATCTCTACAtccctattcagcaggaagaagttacagaagagAAGACCTTCCACCCTCAGCAGCCTTAAAGAATTAAGGGTTAAAACTGTTCAGGGGGgaatgatgtggagaacaaaggcaagaaggaaatgtagataaaattaaatcttcTTAGAACCTGCAGCCGGTtaacaaatacttgaggcagtcAGTCTGAGTATGAcgttcctccaggaaactccaagggtcttaatgttaatgctttgctagagggaaaaacaaccttagcttgacaatatctaggcctccaggatcctgtgagtctttagcatatgaaattccttttagaaacttcctttgcctcccccaactccaaagtataatcaattgctcctcacaaccccagtgcagctctttctgcccacgggtccgtcccgtgcttaaaaaaaaaacacctttttgcaccaaaaaaaaaaaagttttgtttttaaaagttaatttattaACAGATGAAAGGTGTGTACAACATATTATTAAGTGATAAAAGCAAggtaaaaaaacaataaattttcaATATGAACTATATATCAGATAGATAGATGGACACCAAAGTACTAACAATGCTAGGCTCTAAATAGAATAGACTTGGAGTTTTTGTTATGTTCCTTTATTTTGtactggttatttttttaatatatatatatttaagatttatgtatttgatagagagcgcatgtgtgcatgtgagtggggggaggtacagaaggagagggaagagaaaaatcttcaagcagactccccgctgagcacggagccagacacagatctcaccacccatgagatcatgatctgagcagaaaccaagagtcattcactcaaccggctgagccacccaagcgccccttaaTATATTTTTGATCCAATGATCatacagtaggaaaaaaataatatattaaacattaaaagaggggcgcctgggtggctcagatagttaggcgtctgccttccgctcaggtcgtgatctccaggtcctgggatcgagccccatgtcgggctcccagctcagcagggagcctgcttctccctctccctctgcctcccccctgctgtgcactctctgcctctctctccctctctctaataaataaaaccttttttaaaaaagaaacattaaaagaaaaagatgaaatttttttcaacatatttttttttaaagattttatttatttgacagagagagacacagcaagagagggaacacaaacagggggagtgggagagggagaagcaggcttcccacggagcagggagcccgatgtggggctcaatcccaggaccctgggatcctgacctgagctgaaggcagatgcttaacgactgagccacccaggcgcccctcaacatattttcaaatgtctAATTTATTTTCAGTCATTTATGCCTACTTACAcctttggaaatgtttttattaatagtttaattttgcgaTTTGATCAGTAGTGAATGTTTCTGAGTCTTTCCAAAGCTGTGAGTGGAACACAgctatggacacttaggttgttttcagatTTATGTTGAGCATTTCTGCAagtttccaattttaaaaagttacaaataaaaaCAGCAGGGGGCGTGAGAAGTCTGAAAAGGAACCCaaaaaggcagatttttttttttccctaaagagcACCAAATTCCAAGGTTTGTTCAAAATGGGATCGCATCGTCCCTTTGTGGCGAATCTCAGAATAGGCGTTTTCGACCTCGGCTCCTCTCTGGAAGCTGTGTTGGGGGTGGTAAAAGGAAAGGGCTTTGAAGATCTTCTACTCATCACAACTTCGGTCTGCAGAGGAGGGAACTGAGATCTTCTCAGTTTGTAACCTGCTAGGGAGTTTcctgggtgaaatctgaaaccgGCCCCCGTACTCAGAGGGTAGGGAGAGacggaagaaagaggcaggccactccaggtgggtaggtggcagttttaataagcagaGAGAACTTACAtacgaggcttgtcttgggcGGCAGCAAAACGAATGGATCCCTGCACCTGCCCGCTGCATCTTAAGAGTTTATAAAGAGGCCCTAGCTGGGTTCAGTCACGTATACGGGGCAGGTGTTGTCAACcccacatcactatctcaaggctgtgtccttggagtAGCTCCTGGGAGCGGGAAAGGCAAGGGGAACCCACATTCCCAGCAACAGGGGACGGGGCGAGGAGCCTGTGGTCACCTGAGCCCAGCTCACGGGTCAACTGGTGGTCACGTCTTTTCAATGACCTTCTCCCACAGATCCAGGAAATCCCATTTGGTTTACCCAAGATAACTCAGTGAATTAAGGGCAGAGCTGAGACCAGTAATAACATGTGTCATTTATAAGTCATGACAGCACTGCATGAACCACCTCACCTAATCCTGACACATTAATCCCACCCTGCAGTTGAGGGATGGGTAAGAGATGAAGtgtcttgtccaaggtcacacagcctgatAGCAGCAGAGCCAGAACTCACAGTCTATCTGCCCCCAAAGCCAGTGTAACTGAACACTACAAACCCAGTCTCTGTCAAATCCAACACCTACCCCACATGTCCTTGTAATGTGTCCGCATCTAGATCACAGAAAGAAGATGCCTTGGAGACATCTGCTCTGATCTCATCAtgttacaaaagaggaaacaaagatgGAGGAGGGATGGATATGATTTTTCCACAGTCACGCGGGGACAGAGCTAGGGCTGAGGGCAGGTTCCTCATCGAATGCCCTCCCTCAGCCTTTGTTTTACCTACCAACTCTGCGTACATGCACATGCTTGTGTACATGTGTGTCATGTGGATGCACATGTGTTCCTTACATGTGTGTGCAGGTTTGTGTGCAGGGACCATCCTACACATAGGAAGAGGAGCCATGAAAACCCCAGAGTAAGCCCCACCAGTAACAGGAGCTTCTCAGACTGGCACCTGCCCCTTTGCAGAGCCTTGAGTTTGGACCAAAGAGTTTAGAAGAAGAAAGGAGTCATCAGTGGTGTAAGACACCTCAGCTGGGGCCCTGAGGGACCGAGGGTGCTTCCGTGGTGCAGTAACCCGGGGGGATACAGtcgatccttgaacaacatggggctTAGGAGCGCcaacctccccacacacacagtcAAAAGTTCacttataacttttgactcccaaaAAACGTAACTACTGAtggcctactgttgaccagaagccttaccagtCACATAATCAACTAATatctattttgtatgttatatgtattatacgctgtattctcacaataaagtaagctagagaaaaggaaatgttattaagaaaatcgtaaggaacagaaaacacattcatagtactgtaccaaaaaaaaaaaaaaaacctacaggactcgtgcagttcaaacccatcctgttcaagggtcaacagtaCTTCCCTGAAGTCCAGTGTGCAAGGCTCAAAGGGACACATGAGGCCACTGGGGGCGGTAGTGGGGGGCAGTCAGACATCCTATAAATGGGCAGAGCTCAAACCAtaagccccttcctccctcaggagAAGCAGCCCAGGGGACCAAAATAGGACCTCCCCCAACCAAGAAGCTTAGCCTCTTCCATGTTCCTGCTTCAGCGCAGAACTCCATGTCTGAGCCTCTACACGGATCCTGTGGAGGGGAAGCAGGCAAACGGAGACAGAACAGAGCTGGTAGAAAAGGGAGCACCGGCAGGAGAGGGGAAAGCATGGCCAGACACAAGGGAGGAACCTTCCCGATGCCCCTGACATGGGGGTGCCCTAGTGCCAGTGAGCTCGTGCCAGAGCACTCGAGGGCAAGATGGGAAGCAGCCAAGCACGAAGACCACAGGCCCTATGCAGACACGTACCGTGGACAGAGAAGAGCCACCCCTGCCTCAAGTAGGATGTTTTCATCCACATACGAATGTAGGTGAGGTGATTTCCACCAAACCAGATTTCACGTTCCTGGAAAACTCGTTAGCTCTTCCCCTGCTTGAGAATCCTTCTCTTCCTACTCCTCAAGTTCATATCCTATCTAGGCCCAGCACAAACacacctcctctgagaagtctCCCCTGATTCTCCCACAGAAACCACATCACCCCATGGTCTTCCATGTAGCATTACCTCAAAACTTAGTAActtgaaacaacaaatatttatgatccCATGGTTTCTGAGGCAGGAGTCAAGGTGTGGATTAGCTGGGCACCTGTGGCTCTCACAAGACTGGAATGAAGATGTCAACTGGGCTGCCTTCTCTCAAGGCTCCCTGGGGAGAAGGGtgtgcttccaagctcactcacggGGCTGTTGGCGGGCCTTAGGTGCTTACTGCCTGGGGACATCAATTCCTCACCATGTGGACATCAGGGCGGCTCACACCATGGCAGCTGCCTTCCCTCCAAGGGAGGGAGCAaaggaaagagtgagagagagtgtgcaagacTGAAGTCACAGTCTTCTTGTGACCTAATCTCAAACGTGACATCCCATCCCTTTTGCTGTGCATGGTTAGTTATGAGTGAGTCACTAATTCTAGCCCAAAGAGATCCCCGTTACAAAAAGACTATGACTTCGGtttttctcgctctctctcactcagagGGAGGGCAtctgccatgttgtgagctgcaCAATGGAGAGGCCCATGAGACAAGGGACCAATGTCTCCATTTGCTCAAGGGAATGGGGATACATGAAGGCTCGAACCCCAGGATGTGGGGAGCGGTGGGGGCCCGCGGAGGGCCTGCTACCCGCCATGTAGCTGGGACAGTGGCGTTGCCTGAGCCGGGCACTGGGCCGAGTAACCCCTTCAGTTAAATCCCGTCATCCACCTAGTGAGCCAGGCATGATGATCACCTCTCTACAGACGACAATGCTGAGGCCGAGAGAGAGGTGATGGGTGTGACTTGCTGCAGGTCCCATTAGTCAGTGAcccagccaggattcaaacccaagctcTGACCCAATCCCATGCCCCTTCTACCTCAACTGCCTGCCACTGATCACGTTTGGTTAGATTCCTGCCTTCACCACCTACCTGCTGAGTGACAGTgggcatgttgtttaacctctcaGAGACTTGGTATTCTcacatgtaaaataaagataattcttACCTCTTGGGGTTGTTGCAAGAATTCaagatcggggcacctgggtggctcagttggttaagcgactgcctttggctcaggtcatgatcccagaatcccgggatcgagtcccgcatcgggctccctgctcagtgggaaatctgcttctccccctgaccctcccccctctcatgctctctctctctcattctctttctctctcaaataaataaataaaatcttttaaaaaaaaagaattcaacaaCATAATGTTtgaaaagcacttagcacaatgtctggtGTATAATCAAAACCAGCATTGTGCCCCATGAATCAGAGAGATAGAGGTGAGTTTACTATATCCATTTCCACCCTGGTCTGGGAAGACAGTAAAATTTCAAAACCATAAGAAAGAAAGGATACCAAGATTGGAGAAAGTGTGGGACTGaaggaaaaatactttgaaaGTTATAATTCAGTGAACAGAAGGCTCAGGAACCTCTCTTCTCACACACCTCAAGGGCAAGGAGAGGTCTTCTGGTCACATTTTTACGCGTGCAAATATTTTATGTGCAAATAGAAATTGGTTGGCTGTGGCATCTGGGGTGTATGTTCATGGGGGGACATGAGGAGagccaagaggaaggaaaatgaactGTTGGCCAATCCCACAAGGATCCGAAGATGAAACTGGCCTCAAGATGCAGCTGAAGACATCACGGTTAGACCCAAGAAACTAGGCCTTCTCTCTAGAGATCATGAAAGAGCACCCGAGTCTAGGAAATCCACTTACGCTGAACCCCCGACCTTCTTTACTCTCCTGAGGCAAGCTTTCTCTTTGTAGGGAAAACTGGTGAGCGAAGATCTCATAGGTGCTAAGAGCTCCTGAGAGAAAGAGGTGGGGGCCTGGGACTGGCCTCTCCAACCCCCGAGACACGTCTTACTTTAAAAGCCTAAGCTGTAACTTGCATCCCTCTGGATGTATGTATGGAATGattaacaaatattaacaaaaattttGTGTAAGTTTTAATTAATTCCCTCCTGTCATCGGAGTCTCTCTGTTTCCTTCAGAACTGCTTCCCAGCTCCACGCCCCCAGGGCCTCTGCAACAGCAATTACCTGCTCCAAATGAGCACGTCTCTGTGAGCACAGCAGTAATCCCAGCCACATAGTTCCACAATGACTTCTGTCCCTGaacatttgaaaaaaggaaaaagttggcAGCCTAGCAATGAATAGAGCACTTCAGCAATTTCCTTTCATTATCTCTCGGTCCTCACACTGACCGGAGAGACAAGCCTAACAGGTGTTACTCCCGTGTTCCAGTGATGGGAAAACTAAGGAACCATGTGACTGCAAAGTCACTTGTCCGACAAGAGTGGAACTGGGACTTGAAACCTAGAAGCCAAACCCCTGGCTCCCGGTCCAGGACACCCTAAGGCACCACCCAGTCCTGCCCATCATGGGGTCCCCTCTCCTACCAGCTCTGTCCCCACATCGATTATGTGACCTCTGAAAGCCCAGCTCCTTCCAACACCAAGAGGCCACAGGGTCCCACACAGCAACCAGGAACTGCTGACCTCCTCTGAGAGGTCCCTTACTTCCTCATGCCCTCACCCCCAAGCCTGGCTTCTGGAACATGGACCAGTGCACCCTTTGGGGATGGTCATTGCTCCCTGCCCACAGTCTTCACCCTGCCCCTGTAACCACCACAGCTCCACCTGAttgtctgcctcctccctcccacttccaTCCCAGAGCTGCAGAGAAACTCACTAGTTCTATGTGTTAATATCCTGTCTTGGTTTTTGTTGCACAGCATGAATAGCTCACCAGGACAGATCCAACACCCCAAGATGGCAAAAACTAAATGtaggaacaaaggaaagaaggagaaagaaggaaatgtttttaaaaagaaaggtagaGACGTAAGATGGAGCCAGGAAcgaaactaaaaatcaaaatgtaagacCTATGCCCTTGTTAAGGGTGAGCCACAAGTTTGGCCCAAACTGTTTAGCAGCCAATCCAAAAAGGAAAGTCTGATCAGTTCCAGAGTCACAGTGTCCATGAGATAAAACAGGGACAGGCTACTCAGCACAGTAAAATTATTCTCAGAGCCAGGACCAGACAGAAATTTCACCCAAGGACAATCCTAGAGAGATGACTGTGGCTCACATCCTTGCATTGCCTTCAGAGTGAATTACCCAGGATGGGTTCTAATAAGTGCCCTCAACACAGGGGAGGCCATCACATCAAAGGACCTCTGGGATTGTAGGAGAGGCGGGGTGCGCCATGTACCCTGCTCTGTCTTGATAGAGCTTGATCTAGGGCagatttctcaaccttggctctGCTGATgattggggccagataattctctTGGTGAATGTCCTGTGCATCGTAGCATGCTTCACAGCATCCCCGGTGTCTAcgcactagatgccaggagcacccttCCCCAAAACAGTGACAAACAAAATGTCTTCAGATACAGCCAAATGTCCCTCTGGGGACAAAATCACTGAGAACCATTGATCCTACAGTAGAAATCattgctcttattttctttttaatgtggagaggcagagaagggacctagttttatttttattatttttatagcttttttgaactgtaatttatataccataaaaattcacttatttaaaatatgcaagtCAGTGGTTGTTTTTGTtcgttttttagtatattcacaggattgtgtaaccatcaccactatctaattttagaatattttcatcatttcaaaaaGTAACTCCATACCCCGAAGCAGTCACTCCCtgttctccttccctgcccctccggccctcccacccccccacctcccgcaaCAAGTAATCTGATATCTCtcttatggatttgcctattttggacattttataaaatagaatcatgCAAAGTATGGTTTTTTGtgcctggtttctttcattcagcataattttttcaagttttgtcCATATTATTAGTACTTCaatcctttttattgccaaataatattccattgtatggagatatcatattttatttattcattcatcagtttatAGACATTGGGTTGTTtacactttggggctattattaataattctGCTATGAACTTCCATGTACAAGCTTCTGTGTGGACATTTGGTTTTAAcactcttgagtatatacctaagAATGGAATTGTTGGGTTATATGAGAGCTCTTAGTATTTTGACAAGTTGCCAGTTTTCCAAAATAACTGCACccttttgtattcccaccagcaatagatgatggttctaatttctccacatccagcACTTGTTGgttggtttatagtgttgttcaTACCTTCTATTTCTCAGCTGATCTTCCTCctagttgttctatccattattggaAGTGGAGTGTGGAAGTCTCCAGATATTACTGTTCAGCTGTCCATTTCTGCCTTCAGTTCTCCAGGTTTGACTTCCTGTATTTGTTGTTGGGTGCCTTTACTAATACCAGGCAAAAATAGAGGTTAAAACAGAAgttattactagagataaagaagaaCATTTTATAGGGATACAGGATTCACTCTatagtgaaggaaataataaacattaagttgaaataaatgaagtaggaatttttaaaaatagagaaagtcagcaaaacaaaaagttgagtctttgaaaagatcaacaaaattgataaactttcaactagactgaccaagaaaaagaataaaagtattgggacgcctagatggctcagtcggttaagcgtctgccttcggctcagcccatgatcccagggtcctgggatggagccccgcatcgggctccctgctcagtggggattctgcttctccctctgcttgcagctacccctgcttgtgagcacacgcattctctctctatctctctgacaaataaataaataaaattgttaaaaaacaatttaaaaaaataaaaaaagattataagagaatactatgtgTCCAACATTTGGCCTTCCCTGGCAATCctatttatggctttttttttttttacttgtagaTGGGCCATActctcctgtttctttgcatgtctcagTTTTtggttgaaaactggacattttaaataacattatgtGGCAGCTCTAAAAATTGGATTCCCACATCCttggggatttttgttgttgctgcttgtTATCGTTGTTTATTTTGTGACTTTCCTGGACTAATTCTATAAAGTCTATATTCTTTGTTACATATGGCCACCTAAGTCTCTGCTTGGCTAGCTTAGCAGTGAGCTAATGATCACACAGAGATTTCTTTAAGTGCCTTGACCATTGAATCTCCCCGCTTTGCTGAGGCGTCGTGTGTGTATTGCAGCCTGAGGCGTCGTGTGTGTATTGCAGCCTGCCTTTGATTCTCCAGCAGTTTACAGCTCCCACTTAGTCTTCATCTCCGGCTTGTATAGAGTCCCTAGGTCAGCCAGAGGTGAGAGATGCGCAGCTGTGTACCTTGCATTCTAGACCCTCAGATTTTCAA from Halichoerus grypus chromosome 6, mHalGry1.hap1.1, whole genome shotgun sequence harbors:
- the LOC118532167 gene encoding LOW QUALITY PROTEIN: olfactory receptor 10P22-like (The sequence of the model RefSeq protein was modified relative to this genomic sequence to represent the inferred CDS: inserted 3 bases in 2 codons), with amino-acid sequence MGAGNGTVVREFILLGFSGFGSLRGPLFWGVLCIYLVTLLSNSLTVLLTLADPALHAPMYFFLRHFCLVEILYPTTLVPRTLADLLASCPTISAARCFTPLDSSALXGVAEGCLLTARACVHYTAVWRPLPYTPLMKRGARVSMVGASYLMGLVTGTTTHSIFIFTLPFRGANTIHHFLCDVLPVLRLASASTLWGEVGNLAVTMAFIPTPFFLPIIASYACILATILGVATSQGRRKVFSTCSSXLFVVMLFFGTGTVAYMRPWAGSSQDTDQILAFFYAVVAPVLNPFVYTLRDKEVTGAMRCLVKRYVWSP